The Streptomyces sp. CC0208 genome window below encodes:
- the rsrA gene encoding mycothiol system anti-sigma-R factor, whose amino-acid sequence MSCGEPHETDCSEVLDHLYEFLDSEMPDVDRAKFKQHFSECSPCLEKYGLEEAVKKLVKRCCGHDDVPSDLRSKVLGRLDLIRSGQTVPEHDVTASPVTPQES is encoded by the coding sequence ATGAGCTGCGGAGAGCCGCACGAGACGGACTGCAGTGAGGTACTCGATCATCTCTACGAGTTCCTCGACAGCGAGATGCCGGACGTCGATCGCGCCAAGTTCAAGCAGCACTTCAGCGAGTGCTCGCCGTGTCTGGAGAAGTACGGCCTCGAAGAGGCCGTGAAGAAGCTGGTCAAGCGGTGCTGCGGTCATGACGACGTGCCCAGCGACCTGCGCTCCAAGGTCCTCGGGCGGCTCGATCTGATCCGTTCGGGACAGACCGTGCCCGAGCACGACGTGACGGCCTCGCCGGTGACTCCGCAGGAGTCCTGA